The following are from one region of the Petrotoga mobilis SJ95 genome:
- a CDS encoding proline--tRNA ligase, producing the protein MRFSKLYAPTLKETPSDSDIKSYELLIRGGFIRKISSGVYSYLPLGWKVIRKIEQIVREEMEKIGSQEIMLPIIHPAELWKMTGRWEDYGPELMKLKDRHDREFTLGPTHEEIVTFLMKNELRSYKQFPVNLFQIATKFRDEIRPRFGVLRAREFIMKDAYTFHTDYNSLHESYQHFYNAYENIIKRIGLKYVVVEADTGAIGGSFSHEFHVLAQNGEGEIFYCEKCGYAASDEKARSGEDFSVDENEAFKEMEKVDTQHAKTIEEVAKFLNVSEKKLIKSILLRSSKGWVMALIRGDYEINLAKVRSVLQDQSLELADPQDVLKEFGVNVGFIGPINIPENVKIIADLSVKSIKNGVIGAMEEKAHYINANAERDFRINLFADIRYVKEGEKCPTQGCNSTLKRTRGIEVGQIFELGDKYSSKMNAVFTDENGEQKPYIMGCYGWGVSRTLGAIVEQLNDENGIIWPKSVAPFEVAIIPVAMNDEAIVSTSQEIYDYFLKEGIDVIIDDREVSAGFKFKDIDLIGVPIKIIIGKRLKEGKIELKQRDKEEGTLIEFKNVKELYDKVKEKLENYDPTQNLTI; encoded by the coding sequence TTGAGATTTTCCAAACTATATGCTCCTACTTTAAAAGAAACACCATCTGATTCTGATATAAAAAGTTACGAGTTATTGATCAGAGGAGGGTTTATTAGAAAGATCTCATCAGGTGTTTACAGTTATCTTCCCCTTGGATGGAAGGTCATAAGAAAAATCGAACAGATAGTCAGAGAAGAAATGGAAAAGATAGGTTCTCAAGAGATCATGCTACCCATAATACATCCAGCAGAGTTGTGGAAAATGACCGGAAGATGGGAAGATTACGGACCAGAATTGATGAAACTTAAGGACAGACACGATAGAGAGTTTACTTTAGGTCCCACACATGAAGAAATAGTCACATTTTTGATGAAAAATGAGCTTAGATCGTACAAACAGTTCCCGGTCAACCTTTTCCAAATAGCCACTAAGTTTAGAGATGAAATAAGGCCAAGGTTTGGGGTGCTAAGGGCAAGAGAATTCATCATGAAAGACGCCTACACCTTTCATACCGACTACAACTCATTGCATGAATCTTATCAACATTTCTATAATGCCTATGAAAACATCATAAAAAGAATAGGTTTAAAATATGTCGTTGTAGAAGCGGATACCGGTGCAATTGGTGGATCTTTTTCTCATGAATTTCATGTATTGGCGCAAAATGGCGAGGGAGAAATATTTTACTGTGAAAAATGTGGTTATGCAGCCAGTGATGAAAAGGCAAGATCGGGTGAAGATTTTTCAGTAGACGAAAATGAAGCCTTCAAAGAAATGGAAAAAGTAGACACCCAACACGCCAAAACCATCGAAGAAGTCGCCAAATTCCTGAATGTTTCTGAAAAGAAGTTGATAAAATCTATACTGCTAAGATCCAGCAAAGGATGGGTGATGGCACTAATTAGAGGAGATTATGAGATAAACCTCGCAAAGGTCAGATCGGTTCTTCAAGATCAAAGCTTAGAACTAGCCGATCCGCAAGACGTTCTTAAAGAATTTGGTGTAAACGTTGGATTTATAGGCCCAATAAACATACCTGAAAATGTCAAGATTATTGCAGATCTAAGTGTAAAATCCATAAAAAATGGGGTTATAGGGGCTATGGAAGAAAAAGCCCATTACATCAATGCAAACGCCGAAAGAGATTTCAGAATAAATTTATTTGCAGACATTAGATACGTAAAAGAAGGCGAAAAATGTCCAACCCAAGGATGTAATTCTACACTCAAACGAACAAGAGGCATAGAAGTTGGTCAAATTTTTGAATTAGGAGACAAATACTCTTCAAAAATGAACGCAGTCTTCACCGATGAAAATGGAGAACAAAAACCTTACATAATGGGATGCTATGGATGGGGGGTATCAAGAACCTTAGGGGCAATAGTCGAACAATTAAACGATGAAAACGGAATAATCTGGCCAAAAAGCGTTGCGCCTTTTGAAGTGGCAATAATACCGGTTGCCATGAACGACGAAGCAATTGTAAGCACATCGCAAGAGATCTACGATTACTTTTTAAAAGAAGGAATCGACGTCATTATAGACGATAGAGAAGTCTCCGCTGGATTTAAGTTCAAAGATATAGATCTAATCGGAGTACCGATAAAAATTATTATCGGCAAACGTTTAAAAGAAGGAAAAATTGAGTTAAAACAAAGAGATAAAGAAGAAGGCACATTGATAGAGTTCAAAAATGTAAAAGAGTTATACGATAAAGTAAAAGAAAAATTAGAAAACTATGATCCAACTCAAAATTTAACAATCTAA